TCCGCACCGATGCCGGCGACGTAATTACCAACGACGACCTCGCCTCCCGGTATCAGCATGCTTCTCAGGACGAGCATTTCCATCCGCTCGGCGTCCTCGTCGAAGGCGATCTGTATCGTCCCGTCACTACGAGACTGCCCGATGGTGATCGCAGTGCCGTTGGCGAGCCGATCCGACTGGCGACGCATCGTGGATCCTCCTCGACGCCGTGGCAGTTCGGAATCGCCCGTTATGACGGACAGTTGCTCCTGACGCAGGCTCGAGCTGGGCCATCAAAATTCGACCCGGTGCTCAAGCGGTTCCCGATCAAGACGCAGCCACTCGGTACTGAGCCGCTTGTGTTCAGTCACACTGTCAGTCGGCGTGTCTGGTCGGAAGACCCGGCGAATATACACATCGAATCCCAGCGCAGCGAAGGGCTGCGGACGCAGTTGCTCTACAGTGATGCAGATGGCTGGCATCTCATCCAGCCTGCGGGGCTTGACGATACTTCCGATGGCGATGGTGAGTCGTTCGAACCAACCCAGCTCGACGGTGTGTCGGTTCGGTCAGCGCTGCTGCGAGCAGAGACGGACGGTGAAACAAAAGCCACAGTCGAACACGAATACCGAATCACCCCTGAGGCTCTGGATGGATGCACCCGCCTGTACGCGCTGTCCTACCACGAGGCCAACGAGGAGTCCTTCGACACCCTCCAGTGGGACATTGCCGAGGCGACTGCCTACGAAATCGTCGAAAAGGAGTCCTGACATGAGGACTGAACCGCAACGACTCGGTGTTCGTCCTGAGCGCTGGCGTACTTTTATACTGATTGGGTCTCTGTCATGAGTGGTATGGAAACCGTCTGGATTACGAGCGGGAGTACGCGGGTCGAAGCGATGATTAACCCCCTAGCAGCGGCCTGCATCGGAGACGGAATCGACGACCCGTTTATCCCTGATACCGTGTACTTCCTCGACAATCCAGGACTCGGTGATACACTCTCCGAAGCCAAGACTCTCGCCCGCGAGATCTTGGAAGGGCACGGCGTCGAGTCGCCGACGATTCACACGAGTACGCTTGAGGCTGAAACTGATTTCGAAGCGATCGCCGCGTACTTCCAGGCAGCCGTCGAAGACGCCCGCGCCGCAGATGCCGACGTTGCGATCGACGTCACGCCCGGCCGCAAATTCATGTCCGTATTTGCTTTTGAGGCCGGAACCACCTACGATGTCGATCACCTCTTCTACTTCTATCTGCACTCGAACGCCTACTTCGACCAGATCTACCAGACAATCCCACGCACCGCTGGCGAACTCTACGACTTCACGGAGGTGATCTGAATGCAACTTCCTCGCGATCACATCGTCGTGTTGCTGAACGCGCTCTACGACATGGATGAGCGCACGATCACGGTGCAGCATCCTGCTGCCGAAATCGGCGAACTGCTGCGGATCAACCTCGGTGACCCACAAGCGAGCACCGTCACCGTCAAGACGGGAGCCATGACTTACGATTCGATCATCAACGACATTCAACGCGAATACGGTGACGAAGTCTACAACGAACTCCCGAATGAGGCGGCCTACGTGAAAGCTCTGGTCGCCAGCGGGCTCGCCGATATCCGGAATCGGGATGAAATCGACACAACGATCAAGCGCTACGGCTACCAGGATCTCCACGAAGGTCATCCGCCGCGATACGCCGGGTTCGACACCAACCTCCTTCCTTGGCGAATGCACGACGTCCTCGGAATTGACCCTGAATTGTACGGCGAGGACGGTGCGCCGAAACCCGTTAACGGCTACACCCTCGCCGAAGGCGTTGATGAGGAACTTAAACACAGCCATCGGTACGGCCACACAGCCATGCCTGCCGCTGAGCTAGCCGATGTCTTCGGCACTGAATTCGAGCGGCTGGACGGCCAGCCGAACCAGGATAGCCGCGAGATGCGGCTCGGCCTCCGCGAGTACCGCCGCCTCAGAGAAACACGGCCCCACGACGTTGTCGCCAGCGACACCGGCGACGCCGGCATCATCGCCGGCTGCAAAGAATTCTACGCTGACGAACCGACCGGTGTCATCCTGTTCTCGAATGACTACGGTTTCGTCGATCGCGCCCGCGAACAGAAAGTCCCCGCCGTTCACGTCGAATTCGACCTCGACGTCCCCAAAACCATCACCGCCACCTGGGACGAAATCGCACTCCTCCTCTACGAGCTTGCCGTGCTGTTCGGCGTCATCGTGCTCCCGAAAGCAACCCTGTATGGTGCCTGGGACGGCAAAGACGAACAGGACTGGCAAGCCGAAACAATCGACGTCCAATGCCGGAGTGACGACCTGGAAGACATCCTTCGCAGAGACCGAGCGATCGCCGAGACATACACGCACTTGTGATCACTGATGCAATACCCAGCACGACCCAGTACTGTGACCGGCCGTAGGTGGAACAGAGCGAAGCGAACCCGAGCTACTCGCGGGTTCGTGGCGTCCGGAGATAGAATTATCACCCAACCGGAGGATGTGTGACCGTGCCAATTCAGCGAGCAAAACCGGTTGACGCTCTGTACGAGGAAATCAGCGACTACGAGTTAGTTCTCGTGCCAGATGCGCCGCTCGCGAGCGCGCTCAACCGTCATCTCGATCGTCCACATCTCGGTGATTTCGCGACAACGCCGCGGCGGGCCGCCGCCGGGCGCCGCGAGCAGGTCGAAGAACGAACGGTCTTTCTCGAACTGCTGCACGAAACTGACCTGACGTGGAAGCAAGCGGCGTACCTCGGCGAGGAAATCATTCACGCTTGGGAATACACCGGCCGGCCGGACGGGATTCTCGACTATGATCGGTTCGACACCCCTGCTGTCAGGAACGCTGTCGAACACGTCGCAGGACTGGAGACGACATCACGCCGGCTCACTGACTACACCGTTGATGAATCAACGGAGCTAGCCGTTGTCGGGTATCCGCAGTTCACTGCGCTTGAGCGCTCGATCCTTCCGGACTCGTTCGACCGTATTGACCGCTTTGCCGACGGGACGTTTGACCACCCGCCGTTCAGGGTGTTCGACTCGGCGACAGACATTGTCGCGGCGCTCCGAGACACGATTACAGCGGAGACGGCCGACCAGGTAGCGGTTGTTCTCGATGCCAGCAGCGAATTCTCGACGCTCGTCGAGTCAGCGTTTGACAGCGCCGACATCCCGTTTTACGGCGGCCCCGGATTCTTAGACAATCCCGATCACCGCGCCTTCTTGCGACTCCTCCGAGCCGCGTACCGGGGACGGGATGTCCGTGTTTCGGTGATCCGGCCGATTCTCGATCATCTCGGTCTTGACGTTGATCCAGACCACGATCAGAAACGCCTCCATACGCTCGACGATCCGGCTCTCACGCCGATCCGTGATTGGTGTACAGCAGTTGCACACGGTGAGCACACGTTCAACTCGGCACTGACTGAGTACGAAGCGCTGCTGGACACGGAGTTCGAAGCGTTCCGAGCCGAACTGGAGACGCTCGATTTAGCCGAGCAAACCATCACCGAGGACCGCGTTAATGACCTCGAGTTTTACCTCCAGTCATACGAGGTCCCGATCACCCGCGAGAACGAAGGGGTGTTGCTGGCGGATGCGAATGCCGCGACACACGTCGATCGGCCGCTGGTTTTCTACCTCGGGTTAGACGATGACTGGACTCGGACACCGTTGCGCCGGCCGTGGGTCGATGCCGACATCGAGTTCGATCGTCATCTCCGGAAGTTTCAGTTACTCCTCCAAAATGGGGCGCAACAGGAGTATCTCGTGCGGGACACCGTCGGCGGCGATTTGGTAACTCCGTGCTTCTATTTCGCGGAGCTGTTCGAGGAGTCGTTCTCACGGTTCGATGACGCCGACAGCGAGCGCTACACCGTGGCTCGCGACACAGCGACGGAGTCGTTCACTGATGACGCAGTGTCCGTTGAGCCAGACACGCTGAGTGCGCTCAGCCAATCTAGTCTCAGCACCTATGTCAACTCCCCGCGGGACTACTTTTTCGACCAGCTCGTGGACTCGCCCGACCGGGATTACTTCCGGCGCGGCAATCTCTTCCATGACTTCGCAGAGTTCTACGTCCATCACCCAGATATCCTGTCCTCGTCGTCAACTGAGGAAATCCTCGACGTGATGCTCGAAGAGATGTCACCGTTCATCCGAGACGTCGATGAGGACGTCTACCGGACACGGTTCCGCGGCGGCCTTGAAAACCTCATCGCGTTTCTCGATGAGCACGCACCGGACGCTGGCACGCTGTCGCTCGACGCGACACCCTCGGGCAACAACACGTTCTCTGCGTACTTTGACCGCCCGATCGGGTCAGACGTCACCGAACGCTGGTTCAAAAACGAAGACATCGGCATCAAGGGCTTGATCGATCTCGTGCAGTCCTCGACCCGGCTGGTCGATTACAAGTCCGGCTCGAAGAAATCCGCCTCGAAAATCGTCACCAACTCGTCGCTGTCGGAGATCTCAGACACACCGAACTTCCAGGCGCTGCTCTATCTCACCCATCAACGATCAGTCACCCCGGACGAACAACTTGAGTTCGTGTTCGTCCACTTCCTCGAGAACATCGACGACGTCGTCCGCGGCACCGCTGACCCCGATGAAACCCTCACCAAGGTCACGTACTACCCAACCACCTACGAAGAGTTCGTTCAGCGCGAGGCGATGTTCGAACAGCTCCGCGAGGACGGCTCGAACAAGTGCCAAAAGACCCTGTCACAGGTCGAGTACGCAGATTACCGCGCTGTCTTCGAGGCGGAACCAATCCCGAAGACACGCGACAACGACGAATTGATCGAGTCCGACTTCGGGGACACGTTCATCGAGCGGATGCAAGCCGTCGTCGGCGAGTACAAATACGTCAAGACAGGGTGCAAGCAAGCGATGCGCGATCTTGTCGGCGTTCGGAAGGAGAACTACTTCGCGGACGATCTCGACGCGTTTGAGGCGTTCATCGACGACCGCCTGACCGAGTTGAACGAGCGGCGCGCCGGCGCTGAGCGCTTCCCGATTGCAGACCTCGTAGACGAACCGAATTACAGGCGCGTCAATCACCGCGACCTGCTGCTGGAGGACACCCAATGAGCGACCCCGACACCGAGTCAGAACCCACGCCGAACAACAAGCAGCGAGACCTCATCAACAGTGTAGACGGGACCTATCTCGTTGACGCAGGCGCCGGCACCGGCAAAACCTTCGCCGTCACCC
The Halapricum salinum genome window above contains:
- a CDS encoding PD-(D/E)XK nuclease family protein; this encodes MTVPIQRAKPVDALYEEISDYELVLVPDAPLASALNRHLDRPHLGDFATTPRRAAAGRREQVEERTVFLELLHETDLTWKQAAYLGEEIIHAWEYTGRPDGILDYDRFDTPAVRNAVEHVAGLETTSRRLTDYTVDESTELAVVGYPQFTALERSILPDSFDRIDRFADGTFDHPPFRVFDSATDIVAALRDTITAETADQVAVVLDASSEFSTLVESAFDSADIPFYGGPGFLDNPDHRAFLRLLRAAYRGRDVRVSVIRPILDHLGLDVDPDHDQKRLHTLDDPALTPIRDWCTAVAHGEHTFNSALTEYEALLDTEFEAFRAELETLDLAEQTITEDRVNDLEFYLQSYEVPITRENEGVLLADANAATHVDRPLVFYLGLDDDWTRTPLRRPWVDADIEFDRHLRKFQLLLQNGAQQEYLVRDTVGGDLVTPCFYFAELFEESFSRFDDADSERYTVARDTATESFTDDAVSVEPDTLSALSQSSLSTYVNSPRDYFFDQLVDSPDRDYFRRGNLFHDFAEFYVHHPDILSSSSTEEILDVMLEEMSPFIRDVDEDVYRTRFRGGLENLIAFLDEHAPDAGTLSLDATPSGNNTFSAYFDRPIGSDVTERWFKNEDIGIKGLIDLVQSSTRLVDYKSGSKKSASKIVTNSSLSEISDTPNFQALLYLTHQRSVTPDEQLEFVFVHFLENIDDVVRGTADPDETLTKVTYYPTTYEEFVQREAMFEQLREDGSNKCQKTLSQVEYADYRAVFEAEPIPKTRDNDELIESDFGDTFIERMQAVVGEYKYVKTGCKQAMRDLVGVRKENYFADDLDAFEAFIDDRLTELNERRAGAERFPIADLVDEPNYRRVNHRDLLLEDTQ